From one Variovorax sp. PBL-H6 genomic stretch:
- a CDS encoding helix-turn-helix domain-containing protein, translating to MHHPKSTHSEAQRQRILEALRHRPQTSYDLRRLGCYQAPARVKELRDRLGYVITTDRITLVDRDGYTHPRAALYTLVSEPDGQRPQ from the coding sequence ATGCACCACCCAAAGAGCACGCACAGTGAAGCCCAGCGCCAGCGCATTCTTGAGGCGCTGCGGCACCGCCCGCAGACCTCCTACGATCTGCGCCGGCTCGGCTGCTATCAGGCGCCGGCCCGCGTCAAGGAACTGCGCGACCGCCTGGGCTACGTGATCACCACCGATCGCATCACCCTGGTGGACCGCGACGGCTACACGCACCCGCGCGCCGCGCTCTACACGCTGGTTTCCGAGCCGGATGGCCAACGGCCGCAATAG
- a CDS encoding tRNA threonylcarbamoyladenosine dehydratase, with protein sequence MSAVQPAPLAELDVADLARRFGGLERLYGVPGAARIRDAHVLVAGIGGVGSWAVEALARSGVGRLTLIDLDHIAESNINRQIHALDSTIGQAKVEAMRERIAHIHPACEVLAIDDFVEPGNWQTLLASAQAANGRVAVVIDACDQVRAKLAMAAWARETGAGFVTVGAAGGKRLAHKVDIDDLAAVTHDPLLAQLRQRLRKEHGAPREGRKIGVTCVFSRESVAPPDASCAIDDAGDGSLNCHGYGSVVSVTATFGQCAAGWVLDRIARSGTL encoded by the coding sequence ATGAGCGCCGTCCAGCCTGCCCCGCTCGCCGAGCTGGACGTGGCCGACCTGGCCCGCCGCTTCGGCGGGCTGGAGCGGCTCTATGGCGTGCCCGGCGCGGCCCGCATCCGCGACGCGCATGTGCTGGTCGCGGGCATCGGCGGCGTCGGCTCCTGGGCTGTCGAAGCGCTCGCGCGCAGCGGGGTCGGGCGGCTGACGCTCATCGACCTCGACCACATTGCCGAGTCGAACATCAACCGCCAGATCCACGCGCTCGACAGCACCATCGGGCAGGCCAAGGTCGAGGCCATGCGCGAGCGCATCGCGCACATTCATCCTGCCTGCGAGGTCCTGGCCATCGACGACTTCGTCGAGCCCGGCAACTGGCAAACGTTGCTTGCGAGCGCGCAGGCCGCGAACGGGCGAGTGGCGGTCGTCATAGATGCGTGCGACCAGGTTCGAGCCAAGCTCGCGATGGCCGCATGGGCGCGCGAGACCGGCGCGGGCTTCGTCACGGTGGGGGCAGCCGGCGGCAAGCGGCTCGCGCACAAGGTCGACATCGACGATCTCGCCGCGGTGACGCACGATCCGCTGCTGGCGCAACTGCGTCAGCGGCTGCGGAAGGAGCATGGCGCGCCGCGCGAGGGCCGCAAGATCGGCGTGACCTGCGTCTTCAGCCGCGAGAGCGTCGCACCGCCCGATGCGTCCTGCGCCATCGACGATGCAGGCGACGGCTCGCTCAACTGCCACGGCTATGGCTCCGTCGTCAGCGTAACGGCCACCTTCGGCCAGTGCGCGGCCGGCTGGGTGCTCGATCGGATTGCCCGTAGCGGGACGCTATAA
- a CDS encoding terminase large subunit, whose protein sequence is MTRAEAIIAFIERYCPTPDGAHVGKPIKLDEFQRRFIVAVYDNPVGTRRALLSLARKNGKTALIAGLVLAHLVGPEAKLNSQLVSGAMSRDQAALVFNLASKMVQLSPKLSAIVRIVPSGKRLLGLPLNTEYKALAADGKTAHGLSPVLAILDEIGQVRGPQSDFVDAITTSQGAHEAPLLIAISTQAASDADLFSIWLDDARASSDPRIVCHLYEAPEGCDLLDVAAWKAANPALGLFRSEDDLREQMVQAQRMPSMENTARNLLLNQRVSTESPFVSPDVWKSCGARVQPFDDGPVFCGLDLSARTDLTALVIVGRVDGVWQVVPHFWTPEQGLIERAKRDRAPYDVWARQGQLHTTPGATVDYEHVAEDMAALLAGLDVQAVAYDRWRIDLLRKELDKIDADLPLVEWGQGYKDMAPSLDALEAELLNGRIAHGMHPVLAMCAANAVVTKDPTGARKLDKSKATGRIDGMQALAMAMGVAARAEEAGNAYEDGAFTFV, encoded by the coding sequence ATGACTCGTGCCGAGGCGATCATTGCCTTCATCGAGCGCTACTGTCCGACCCCGGACGGCGCGCACGTCGGCAAGCCGATCAAGCTCGACGAGTTCCAGCGGCGCTTCATCGTCGCGGTCTACGACAACCCAGTCGGCACGCGCCGCGCCCTACTCTCCCTCGCCCGTAAGAACGGGAAAACCGCCCTGATCGCCGGCCTGGTGCTGGCGCACCTGGTTGGACCCGAGGCCAAGCTGAACAGCCAGCTTGTCAGCGGAGCCATGAGCCGCGATCAAGCCGCCCTTGTGTTCAATCTCGCGAGCAAGATGGTGCAGCTCTCGCCGAAGCTCTCGGCGATCGTGCGAATTGTGCCGAGCGGCAAGCGGCTGCTAGGGCTGCCCCTCAACACGGAGTACAAGGCGCTCGCTGCCGATGGCAAGACCGCGCACGGCCTCTCCCCGGTGCTGGCCATCCTCGACGAGATCGGCCAAGTCCGCGGGCCGCAGTCCGACTTCGTCGACGCGATCACCACGAGCCAGGGCGCGCACGAAGCGCCGCTGCTGATCGCCATTTCGACGCAGGCCGCCAGCGACGCCGACCTCTTCAGCATTTGGCTCGACGACGCCAGGGCCAGCAGCGACCCGCGCATCGTGTGCCACCTGTACGAAGCGCCCGAGGGCTGCGACCTGCTGGACGTGGCCGCGTGGAAGGCCGCCAATCCCGCGCTCGGCCTGTTCCGCAGCGAGGACGACCTGCGCGAGCAGATGGTGCAGGCGCAGCGCATGCCGAGCATGGAGAACACCGCGCGCAATCTGCTGCTCAACCAGCGGGTTTCGACGGAGAGCCCGTTTGTGTCGCCGGACGTCTGGAAGTCCTGCGGCGCGCGCGTCCAGCCCTTCGACGATGGCCCGGTCTTCTGTGGCCTGGACCTGTCCGCGCGTACCGACCTGACGGCGCTTGTGATCGTCGGCCGAGTCGATGGCGTGTGGCAAGTGGTGCCGCACTTCTGGACGCCCGAGCAGGGATTGATTGAGCGCGCCAAGCGCGACCGCGCGCCCTATGACGTGTGGGCGCGGCAAGGCCAGTTGCACACCACGCCCGGCGCCACGGTGGACTATGAGCACGTCGCGGAGGATATGGCCGCCCTCCTGGCTGGCCTCGACGTGCAGGCTGTGGCCTATGACCGCTGGCGCATCGACCTTCTGCGCAAGGAGCTCGACAAGATCGACGCCGACCTGCCGCTGGTCGAGTGGGGCCAGGGTTACAAGGACATGGCGCCCTCGCTCGACGCGCTCGAGGCCGAGCTACTGAATGGCCGCATCGCGCACGGCATGCACCCGGTGCTCGCCATGTGCGCCGCCAATGCCGTGGTTACCAAAGATCCCACCGGCGCCCGCAAGCTCGACAAGAGCAAGGCCACCGGCCGAATCGACGGCATGCAGGCCCTCGCCATGGCGATGGGTGTGGCAGCGCGCGCCGAGGAGGCCGGCAACGCCTACGAAGACGGCGCCTTCACTTTTGTTTGA
- a CDS encoding HNH endonuclease signature motif containing protein gives MLKPRLTTLPDRLQALKPSKAANRSGRDADPRRTLSLNTAAWQRLRASVLAGEPLCRQCTAEGRTTVATDVDHRDGNPGNNDALNLQPLCHSCHSRKTAADHGKRVTMGCDADGMPLDPAHPWNATVARLLEKSPATENARPGASSRVTANRKDRP, from the coding sequence ATGCTCAAGCCTCGCCTGACGACGCTGCCCGACCGCCTGCAGGCTCTCAAGCCCAGCAAGGCCGCCAACCGCAGCGGGCGTGACGCAGACCCGCGCCGCACCCTATCCCTCAACACTGCCGCGTGGCAGCGCCTGAGGGCATCTGTGCTGGCTGGTGAGCCCCTGTGCAGGCAGTGCACTGCCGAGGGTAGGACCACGGTAGCCACTGATGTGGACCACCGCGATGGCAACCCCGGCAACAACGACGCATTGAATCTCCAACCTCTATGCCATAGCTGTCACTCGCGCAAGACAGCAGCCGACCACGGCAAGCGAGTGACCATGGGTTGCGATGCAGATGGCATGCCACTCGACCCGGCTCACCCGTGGAACGCGACGGTCGCTCGTCTGCTCGAAAAATCGCCAGCAACCGAGAACGCTAGACCGGGCGCTTCCTCTCGCGTTACCGCAAACCGCAAAGACCGACCATGA
- a CDS encoding GNAT family N-acetyltransferase, giving the protein MAVADQEPPPCPTAVPDGYTIGMGTSTALTSAPHLIKSPGYDVERSFTYLGLRHRARCKPLGSSPVTIASRSNIHCIQMNLSIEPIAKQHFEGLRRALDTVARERRFLAFTEAPPEDDCRAFHSSIIANGWCQMVAILDGVVVGWCDVLPTHGQARSHVGTLGIGLIPPARRHGFGEKLMKSAIDAAWETGLTRIELTVRVDNANAKALYERVGFKVEGLQRRSFRVDGEYADSYSMALLRES; this is encoded by the coding sequence ATGGCCGTTGCCGACCAGGAGCCCCCGCCCTGCCCCACGGCCGTTCCGGACGGCTACACCATCGGCATGGGCACCAGCACGGCGCTGACCTCTGCGCCCCACCTGATCAAGAGTCCCGGTTACGACGTTGAGCGCTCGTTCACCTACCTGGGCCTCAGACATCGCGCCAGGTGCAAGCCACTCGGCAGCAGCCCGGTCACAATCGCCTCGAGGTCGAACATCCATTGCATTCAGATGAATCTGTCCATTGAGCCGATTGCGAAACAGCACTTCGAGGGATTGCGGCGCGCTCTCGACACAGTGGCACGCGAAAGGCGGTTTCTCGCTTTCACGGAGGCACCGCCGGAAGACGACTGCCGGGCCTTCCATTCATCCATCATCGCGAATGGTTGGTGCCAGATGGTCGCGATTCTGGACGGCGTCGTGGTCGGTTGGTGCGACGTGCTGCCGACGCACGGTCAGGCGAGATCACACGTCGGCACTCTCGGCATCGGGCTCATTCCTCCGGCCCGACGACACGGATTCGGCGAAAAGCTGATGAAGTCGGCCATCGATGCAGCGTGGGAAACAGGCTTGACGCGCATCGAGCTGACGGTTCGTGTCGACAACGCAAATGCGAAGGCGCTGTACGAACGGGTCGGTTTCAAGGTCGAAGGCCTCCAGCGGCGTTCGTTTCGAGTCGATGGGGAGTATGCAGACAGCTACTCGATGGCTTTGCTTCGGGAGAGTTAG
- a CDS encoding TerS protein gives MKMTPRRKRSDSAAAAVAAAQAVALGPIDPPAHVTLRPGDRPFWDAIVTARARDTWTQTDLATAANLARAQADIETLQAQLDAAGYLIEGKANPLAAMVETLSRRAVALSRVLHVHAQATVGRSEDAAKALDNERKAAADHDPLIPTLRVVGG, from the coding sequence ATGAAAATGACGCCCCGCCGCAAGCGATCGGACAGTGCCGCCGCTGCTGTGGCCGCTGCGCAAGCGGTCGCGCTGGGGCCGATCGACCCGCCCGCACATGTAACCCTTCGCCCTGGTGATCGCCCTTTCTGGGATGCCATCGTGACGGCCCGTGCGCGCGACACCTGGACGCAAACCGACCTCGCCACCGCCGCCAATCTGGCCCGCGCGCAGGCCGACATCGAAACCCTGCAGGCCCAGCTCGACGCGGCCGGCTACCTGATCGAAGGCAAGGCCAATCCTCTGGCCGCCATGGTCGAAACGCTGAGCCGCCGCGCTGTGGCCCTCTCGCGTGTGCTGCACGTCCATGCGCAGGCCACTGTCGGCCGGTCTGAGGACGCCGCCAAAGCCCTGGACAACGAGCGCAAGGCCGCGGCCGACCACGACCCTCTGATTCCAACTCTGCGCGTGGTTGGCGGATGA
- the ybgF gene encoding tol-pal system protein YbgF, whose product MQRVVAPLRGAALAAALLCASLGAQAALFEDDEARRAILDLRQRVEAMRQQSEQRQSEENAQLRRSLLELQTQIEQMRGELQRMTGQNEQLTRSVTEIQQRQGEIDDRLKKSEPSKVTVDGREFSADPREKADFEAALGIFRGGQFAQAQTAFAEFVKRYPQSGYNASALFWLGNAQYATRNYNEAIANFRSMLSLAPDHAKAPEAVLSIANCQIELKDTRAARRTLEDLTKAYPQSEAAQAGRERLSRLR is encoded by the coding sequence ATGCAACGAGTCGTTGCCCCGCTGCGCGGCGCGGCCCTGGCTGCTGCCCTGCTGTGCGCCTCCCTCGGCGCGCAGGCCGCGCTGTTCGAGGACGACGAGGCTCGGCGCGCCATCCTCGATCTGCGCCAGCGCGTGGAGGCGATGCGCCAGCAGTCCGAGCAGCGCCAGAGCGAAGAGAACGCGCAGCTGCGGCGCAGCCTGCTCGAGCTGCAGACGCAGATCGAGCAGATGCGTGGCGAACTGCAGCGCATGACCGGCCAGAACGAGCAGCTCACCCGCAGCGTTACCGAGATTCAGCAGCGGCAGGGCGAGATCGACGACAGGCTCAAGAAGAGCGAGCCTTCGAAGGTGACGGTGGACGGGCGCGAGTTCTCGGCCGATCCGCGTGAGAAGGCCGACTTCGAAGCCGCCCTGGGCATCTTCCGCGGCGGCCAGTTCGCGCAGGCGCAGACGGCCTTCGCCGAGTTCGTGAAGCGCTATCCGCAGAGTGGCTACAACGCCTCGGCGTTGTTCTGGCTCGGCAATGCGCAATACGCTACCCGCAACTACAACGAGGCGATCGCCAATTTCCGATCGATGCTGTCCCTGGCGCCCGACCATGCGAAGGCGCCCGAGGCCGTGCTGTCGATCGCCAACTGCCAGATCGAATTGAAGGACACGCGCGCCGCGCGCCGCACGTTGGAAGACCTGACCAAGGCCTATCCGCAGTCCGAGGCGGCACAGGCCGGCCGCGAGCGCCTCTCGCGCCTGCGCTGA
- a CDS encoding phage major capsid protein, protein MNLSAIREARASKVTAMRGLLSTAEGEKRSLNAAEQTQFDALKGEITTLESDEGRAVFMQEAERRMHGEPVADKSLNALQRSVNVVEVIRAQMEGRALTGAAAEYNVETERRTGRKAQGIFVPLAALEQRVTTAASASELVPTDHRADQYIEPFRNSLLARRLGVRVLSGLTGNITIPKHGTGTTVGWVADNAALTASDMTFDPVTMAPKHAGGLTEMSRQLLQQSSPDIEQLVRSDLSFMLAQAIDSALIQGGGTNQPTGVLATSGIQTQSLATLTWANVLAMLQKADLVNAATANFVGSTKVKAKLAGTLKATGIAGYLMEGGRMADLPVHFSNQVAEKTGTPNTGRLIAGDWSQVMLGIWSEIDILVNPYAETAYSKGNVLVRAMSTVDIALRHPEAFVVADDIAI, encoded by the coding sequence ATGAATCTGTCTGCCATTCGCGAAGCCCGCGCTTCCAAAGTCACCGCCATGCGCGGCCTGCTCTCCACCGCCGAAGGTGAAAAGCGCTCCCTCAACGCCGCCGAGCAAACTCAGTTCGACGCGCTGAAAGGCGAGATCACGACCCTGGAGAGTGACGAAGGCCGCGCAGTCTTCATGCAAGAGGCCGAGCGCCGCATGCATGGCGAGCCGGTAGCAGACAAGTCCCTGAACGCACTGCAGCGCAGTGTGAACGTGGTGGAAGTGATCCGCGCGCAGATGGAAGGCCGCGCGCTGACCGGCGCCGCCGCTGAGTACAACGTCGAGACCGAGCGCCGCACTGGCCGCAAGGCTCAAGGCATCTTCGTGCCGCTGGCCGCGCTCGAGCAGCGCGTGACCACCGCCGCGAGCGCCTCCGAGCTCGTGCCGACCGATCACCGCGCGGACCAGTACATCGAGCCCTTCCGCAATTCGCTGCTCGCCCGTCGCCTCGGCGTGCGCGTGCTGTCCGGCCTGACCGGCAACATCACCATCCCGAAGCATGGCACCGGCACAACCGTGGGCTGGGTTGCTGACAACGCCGCACTGACGGCCAGCGACATGACTTTCGACCCGGTGACGATGGCGCCGAAGCATGCGGGCGGCCTGACCGAGATGTCGCGCCAACTGCTGCAGCAATCGAGCCCGGACATCGAGCAGCTTGTCCGCTCGGATCTCTCGTTCATGCTGGCGCAGGCGATCGACAGTGCGCTGATCCAAGGTGGCGGCACCAATCAGCCCACCGGCGTGCTCGCCACCAGCGGCATTCAGACTCAGAGCCTCGCGACGCTGACCTGGGCCAACGTGCTCGCCATGCTGCAGAAGGCCGACCTGGTCAACGCCGCGACGGCCAACTTCGTCGGCAGCACCAAGGTCAAGGCCAAGCTGGCCGGCACGCTCAAGGCCACCGGCATCGCCGGCTACCTGATGGAAGGTGGCCGCATGGCCGACCTGCCGGTGCATTTCAGCAACCAAGTGGCCGAGAAGACTGGCACGCCGAACACCGGCCGCCTGATCGCCGGTGACTGGTCGCAAGTCATGCTCGGCATCTGGAGCGAGATCGACATCCTGGTCAATCCCTACGCCGAGACCGCCTACAGCAAGGGAAATGTTCTCGTGAGGGCCATGTCCACTGTCGACATCGCCCTGCGCCACCCCGAGGCCTTCGTGGTCGCGGACGACATCGCAATCTAA
- a CDS encoding protein-tyrosine phosphatase family protein, producing MDAWQPNFSWITELLAVGGSYPSDCAELLAHEHRIQAVIDLRGEAVPDTQLFRRHGITLLHLPTTDMRPVEMPDLEHGIRFANEFLDKGQRVLIHCEYGIGRSATLALCLLVHRGQAPLDALALMKKQRPIVAPSPPQFACWSAWLDSHRFSSEVDWELPTFEDFKALAYVRPKR from the coding sequence GTGGACGCTTGGCAACCCAATTTCAGCTGGATCACCGAGCTGCTTGCCGTCGGCGGCAGCTACCCCTCCGATTGCGCGGAGCTGCTGGCGCACGAGCACCGGATCCAGGCCGTCATCGACCTGCGTGGCGAAGCCGTGCCTGATACGCAACTGTTTCGGCGCCACGGCATCACGCTGCTGCACCTGCCCACCACCGACATGCGTCCGGTGGAGATGCCGGACCTGGAGCATGGCATCCGTTTCGCCAACGAATTCCTCGACAAGGGACAGCGTGTGCTGATCCATTGCGAGTACGGCATTGGCCGCTCTGCCACCCTCGCGCTGTGCCTGCTGGTGCACCGCGGCCAAGCGCCGCTTGACGCGCTCGCCCTGATGAAGAAGCAGCGTCCCATCGTCGCGCCTTCGCCGCCGCAGTTCGCCTGCTGGTCGGCGTGGCTGGACAGCCACCGCTTCTCGAGCGAGGTCGATTGGGAGCTTCCGACCTTCGAGGACTTCAAGGCGCTCGCGTACGTTCGTCCCAAGCGCTGA
- a CDS encoding integrase, which translates to MDALKTAGRTLNEMPSGVFTTLCKVKPMGALQARKQATGAIAFYWRYSIGTTSERVSIGLYDSSASPKSLAPTAAGYSVAAATRAAETLALEHHRHRDEGGRPALLAAQHEVKRAAAEAKRLAATHTLENLLKAYCDYLESIDRRSHKDARSIFKLHINEAWPKIAAMPAKEVTGEQFADMMRTLIEAGKGRTANKLRSYARAAYQIAKAAKSKPSIPVAFKAYGISINPVAETEPDESQNKPDKRPMTAQELRTYWSAIFDLPGFKGALLRLHLLTGGQRIEQLVNLRTANCTADTILLHDGKGRPGRPPRPHTVPLTKDAAKALAECKPTGEFALSTDGGETHVAATSLSAWAVEAAGDTIADFQAKRIRSGVETILASAGVSKEIRGRLQSHGVAGVQARHYDGHDYMAEKRKALQTLYKLLTQPQASNVTPIKERRKA; encoded by the coding sequence ATGGACGCCTTGAAAACTGCTGGACGGACGCTCAACGAGATGCCCTCGGGAGTGTTCACGACCTTGTGCAAGGTCAAGCCCATGGGGGCGCTGCAGGCCCGCAAACAGGCCACCGGCGCCATCGCCTTCTACTGGCGCTATAGCATCGGCACCACCAGCGAGCGGGTGTCGATCGGCCTCTACGATTCGTCCGCTTCGCCCAAGAGTCTGGCGCCCACCGCTGCAGGCTATTCCGTCGCCGCCGCCACGCGGGCGGCCGAAACGCTGGCGCTTGAGCATCACCGGCACCGCGACGAGGGCGGACGCCCTGCCCTGCTGGCCGCGCAGCATGAGGTGAAGCGCGCTGCAGCAGAAGCCAAGCGACTGGCCGCCACGCACACGCTCGAGAACCTGCTCAAGGCCTATTGCGACTACCTGGAGTCGATCGACCGTCGCTCGCACAAGGACGCGCGCAGCATCTTCAAGCTACACATCAACGAGGCGTGGCCCAAGATCGCCGCCATGCCGGCCAAGGAGGTGACCGGCGAGCAGTTCGCGGACATGATGCGGACGCTCATCGAGGCGGGCAAGGGCCGCACCGCCAACAAGCTGCGCAGCTACGCGCGGGCCGCGTACCAGATCGCCAAGGCGGCCAAGTCAAAGCCGAGCATCCCGGTGGCGTTCAAGGCCTACGGCATCTCCATCAACCCCGTCGCGGAAACCGAGCCCGACGAGTCGCAGAACAAGCCCGACAAGCGCCCCATGACGGCGCAGGAGCTCCGCACCTACTGGAGTGCAATCTTCGACCTGCCCGGCTTCAAAGGTGCGCTGCTGCGCCTGCATCTGCTCACGGGCGGCCAGCGCATCGAGCAACTGGTGAACCTGCGTACCGCCAACTGCACCGCCGACACCATCCTGCTGCATGACGGTAAGGGCCGGCCGGGCCGCCCGCCGCGGCCGCACACGGTGCCGCTTACGAAGGACGCAGCCAAGGCGCTGGCCGAGTGCAAGCCCACCGGCGAGTTCGCCCTGTCGACCGACGGCGGAGAAACCCATGTTGCGGCCACATCGCTGAGCGCTTGGGCCGTGGAAGCGGCCGGGGACACCATCGCCGACTTTCAGGCGAAGCGCATCCGCTCGGGCGTCGAGACGATCCTGGCCAGTGCCGGCGTGTCGAAAGAGATCCGCGGCCGGCTGCAGTCGCACGGCGTGGCCGGCGTACAGGCTCGGCACTATGACGGGCACGACTACATGGCGGAGAAGCGCAAGGCGCTGCAGACCCTGTACAAGCTGCTGACGCAGCCACAGGCCAGCAACGTGACGCCGATCAAGGAGAGACGCAAAGCATGA
- a CDS encoding helix-turn-helix transcriptional regulator, with protein MNKQAIGYGYMPRAADSIPQFCEGHNISRTHLYELIKQGKGPRLMKLGRRTLISAEAAAEWRARMEAETASNAGQSFWENPLIA; from the coding sequence ATGAACAAGCAAGCAATCGGTTACGGGTACATGCCCCGCGCCGCCGACAGCATTCCTCAGTTTTGCGAAGGCCATAACATCAGCCGCACGCACCTCTACGAGCTCATCAAGCAGGGCAAGGGTCCCCGCCTCATGAAGCTGGGCCGGCGCACGCTTATCAGCGCGGAGGCCGCGGCAGAGTGGCGCGCACGCATGGAGGCGGAGACCGCCAGCAACGCGGGCCAGTCCTTCTGGGAAAACCCGCTGATCGCCTGA
- a CDS encoding HK97 family phage prohead protease: MLEVRSTGNLRSDGKTLTGYAAIFNSEADLGGFVEVIRNGAFRKSLDGGSNIRALYHHQGDALLGTTRGRTLQLREDAKGLAFSLALPDTTHGRDLAVLVDRGDVAGCSFGFRVRDGGDRWEQRGAQLVRELLDVELAEITLTSDPAYADTTVALRSRPHQQAFVDLNRYWLETV, encoded by the coding sequence ATGTTGGAAGTCCGCTCAACTGGCAACCTCCGCAGCGACGGCAAGACGCTGACGGGCTACGCCGCGATCTTCAACAGCGAGGCCGACCTGGGCGGCTTCGTCGAGGTGATCCGCAATGGAGCCTTTCGCAAGTCCCTGGACGGCGGCTCCAACATTCGCGCCCTGTACCACCATCAAGGTGATGCGCTGCTCGGCACGACCCGCGGCCGCACGCTGCAACTGCGCGAGGACGCCAAGGGCTTGGCTTTCTCGCTGGCGCTGCCCGACACCACCCATGGGCGCGACCTCGCCGTGCTGGTCGACCGCGGCGACGTGGCCGGCTGCTCCTTCGGGTTTCGCGTGCGCGATGGTGGCGACCGCTGGGAACAGCGCGGCGCGCAACTGGTGCGCGAGCTGCTCGACGTGGAACTGGCCGAGATCACGCTGACCAGCGACCCGGCTTATGCCGATACGACTGTTGCGCTGCGCAGCCGTCCGCATCAGCAGGCCTTTGTCGACCTGAATCGCTACTGGCTCGAGACGGTATGA
- a CDS encoding phage portal protein codes for MNLISRMAGALGFERRAKGGDPYWDNMAALRSGPVNEKTAQGVSAVYACVQAISETTASLPLILFRRDGDDRERASDHPLYRVLHDIANPQQTALEFREYMQASVLLRGNAFARIVRGYDGQVRELWPLAPDRVSVLRVGESLGYEYTDRKGIVHRLLADEVLHLRHRLDDDGALGISPIAAARGVVELALSESEHGVNTFRNGAKLLGVLKFPGTLKKEQREVLRQSWSSQHGGGANSGKTAILEEGVDFQSVSMTLEDAEWIASRQFSVEEVARLFRVPPTIIGDLRHGNYSNSVELARQFVTMSLRRHLVAWEQSIAKQLLTEAGRRIYFAEHAVEGLLRGDATNRADFYDKGISSGWLLKSEARRLENLPTIQGIDDVKADDAQASPDDAARPPAGSQAQQGRQPQRA; via the coding sequence ATGAATCTGATTTCCCGCATGGCCGGCGCTCTCGGCTTTGAGCGACGTGCGAAGGGTGGCGATCCCTATTGGGACAACATGGCGGCGCTGCGCTCTGGCCCGGTGAACGAGAAGACCGCGCAGGGCGTGTCCGCTGTCTATGCCTGCGTGCAGGCGATCAGCGAGACCACCGCAAGCCTGCCACTGATCCTGTTCCGCCGCGATGGCGACGACCGCGAGCGCGCATCGGACCATCCGCTCTATCGCGTGCTGCACGACATCGCCAACCCCCAGCAGACCGCGCTCGAGTTCCGCGAGTACATGCAGGCAAGCGTGCTGCTGCGCGGCAACGCCTTCGCCCGGATCGTCCGCGGCTATGACGGCCAAGTGCGAGAACTGTGGCCGCTGGCGCCTGATCGCGTGTCCGTGCTGCGCGTGGGCGAGAGCCTGGGCTATGAGTACACCGACCGCAAGGGCATCGTGCATCGGCTGCTGGCCGACGAGGTGCTGCATCTGCGCCACCGCCTGGACGACGATGGCGCGCTCGGCATCAGCCCAATCGCTGCCGCGCGTGGCGTGGTTGAACTGGCGCTGTCCGAGTCCGAGCATGGGGTGAACACCTTCCGCAATGGCGCCAAGCTGCTGGGCGTGCTGAAGTTCCCCGGCACGCTCAAGAAGGAACAGCGAGAAGTGTTGCGCCAAAGCTGGAGCAGCCAGCACGGTGGCGGAGCCAACTCCGGCAAAACCGCGATTCTCGAGGAAGGCGTCGATTTCCAGTCTGTGAGCATGACGCTCGAGGACGCCGAGTGGATCGCCTCGCGCCAGTTCTCAGTCGAGGAAGTTGCGCGCCTGTTCCGCGTGCCGCCGACCATCATCGGCGACCTGCGCCATGGCAACTACTCCAACAGCGTCGAGCTCGCCCGCCAATTCGTGACCATGAGCCTGCGCCGCCATCTGGTCGCGTGGGAACAGTCCATTGCCAAGCAACTGCTGACCGAGGCCGGCCGGCGCATCTACTTTGCAGAGCATGCCGTCGAGGGATTGCTGCGAGGCGATGCAACCAACCGTGCGGACTTCTACGACAAGGGCATCTCTTCGGGCTGGCTGCTCAAGTCCGAGGCCCGACGCCTCGAGAACCTGCCCACCATTCAAGGAATCGATGATGTCAAAGCTGACGATGCTCAAGCCTCGCCTGACGACGCTGCCCGACCGCCTGCAGGCTCTCAAGCCCAGCAAGGCCGCCAACCGCAGCGGGCGTGA